From a single Budorcas taxicolor isolate Tak-1 chromosome X, Takin1.1, whole genome shotgun sequence genomic region:
- the LOC128069490 gene encoding melanoma-associated antigen 10-like encodes MSELSKPEEDFQDPGEAQGPVNAQLLGAEAGVAASASASSPTVSSLGTGESLPQEALNEMIASLMKFLLLKYRAKEPTSQAEMLNKVLRDNQEYFPVVFSQASQCLQLVFGVEVKEVDPREHIYIMVSILGLSCNAMLSSGQSIPKAGLLVLVLNLIMRNGDRAPEQKVWGALSRLGVYAGSVHCIFGEPRTLLTHVWVQEGYLEYRQVPYSHPARYEFLWGPRAYAETSKWEIMAFLLRVKQRALRAFPLQSAEAAREDDEAD; translated from the coding sequence ATGAGTGAGCTGAGCAAGCCCGAGGAAGATTTTCAGGACCCTGGCGAGGCCCAGGGCCCGGTGAATGCGCAGCTCTTGGGGGCTGAGGCAGGGGTGGCTGCATCTGCCTCGGCCTCCTCCCCCACAGTGTCCTCCTTAGGCACTGGGGAGTCCTTGCCCCAGGAAGCGCTGAATGAGATGATAGCTAGCCTAATGAAGTTCCTGCTCCTCAAGTATCGAGCCAAGGAGCCGACCTCCCAGGCGGAAATGCTGAATAAGGTCCTCAGGGATAACCAGGAGTACTTCCCGGTGGTCTTCAGCCAAGCCTCGCAGTGCCTGCAGCTGGTCTTTGGCGTGGAAGTGAAGGAGGTGGACCCCAGGGAGCACATCTACATCATGGTCTCCATCCTGGGCCTCAGCTGCAACGCAATGCTGAGCAGTGGGCAGAGCATCCCCAAGGCCGGCCTCCTGGTGCTGGTCCTCAACCTGATCATGCGGAATGGAGACCGTGCCCCTGAGCAGAAGGTCTGGGGAGCACTCAGCAGATTGGGTGTGTATGCTGGGAGTGTGCACTGCATCTTTGGGGAGCCCAGGACGCTTCTGACCCAcgtgtgggtgcaggaggggtACCTGGAGTACCGGCAGGTGCCTTACAGCCACCCTGCTCGCTATGAGTTCCTGTGGGGTCCCCGGGCTTATGCGGAGACCAGCAAGTGGGAAATCATGGCATTTCTGCTCAGGGTCAAACAAAGGGCTTTGAGGGCCTTCCCACTGCAGTCTGCAGAGGCTGCAAGGGAGGACGATGAGGCGGACTGA